The Cyanobacteriota bacterium genome segment TAACCAATTGCTGAAATAGATCACAGAAATTTGAGCTTTAGTTGAGCTTTAGTAGGTACTAGCTTTAGCAACTGATAGTCACAAATTCATAACAAGCCAACGTCTAACCCGTATTAATAATGCATCAATGATGCAAACCTGTATTCCTCTAGCACAGGCTAGTTAGCTATTGTCTTCAGTTACTTGATCAGCTTTGGGTTTCGCTTTGGAGCGCTTTTTTTTGGGAGTTAATTCAGCTTTTTCACCAGCAATTTCTTCTGCGGAAGCCTCTAGATTTGGCTCACTACTGGTGACTGGCTCGTGATTATCTGCTGGTTGATGATCAGCAAGTGGGGATGCTGGCTCGTTCTCATCGGGTTGAGACACTGTTTCAGCAACTGGACTTGCATCATCGGCAGTGACGGTTGATGACTCTGACGACAATAGGTTTGCTGATGTCTCAGTATCAGATGATGGTGTTAAGGACCCTTCTGGCACTAGTTCGATTGTTGAGTGAGCTGCTAGCCACTCTAATACATTCTCGGCAACTAGGTCTTCTCTCACAGCAATTTCTAGCAATTCAGGATCTACATTGCGATCGCTCATGGCTTGGGTATATTCCCTTACCGTGACAGCAAGTTTGTTAGGATCAACCGTGATATTTTCACGCTTGGCAATCTCTCGCAAGGCTAGGCGCTGTTTTAGCCGATTTACTGCCTCTGGTTGCAGTTGCTGACGAAACTCCTGCATCTGTTCCGAGTTTAACAGTTGATCAATTCGAATGCCTTGGTTTTGCAATCGCATAGTTGACTGCTCTAGCAAATAGTCAACCTCACGGTTAATCATAGTTGCTGGCAAGTCCACTTCAACGTGCTTTAGTAATTCGGCAATCAGGGCGTTCTCTTTATTGGAGCGGGTACGATCGTTAGCCTCTTCCGTCACTCTTGCTTCTAGAGAAGCACGCAACTCTGCCAATGTCTCAAATTCACTTACCTCTTGAGCGAAGTTATCATCCAGATCAGGAAGTTCTCTAGCCTTTAAGTCCTTCAGGGTTACAGTAAAGGCCACGGTCTTATTGGCTAGCTGTGCCTGAAAGTAGTCAGCAGGGAACTGCACTACGATCTCTTTTGATTGATTTAGCTCCATGCCGACAATGCCGTCAACGAATCCAGGGATAAAGCGATCTTCGAGCATATCGAGCTGAAAGTCAGTTACTTCTCGCTCGATAAACTCCCTGGCTGCTTGGTCATCTTCTGTCAACTCTGCGCCATCACTAGCCACGAGTCTACCCACAAAATCCACAGTTGCTATGTCATCTAGCTGAGCAGGACGATCTTCCACAGGGATCAAGGTGGCTATCTCACGGCGACGTTCCTCAAGCATTTGATCAACACGAGTCAGGTCGGGTTTCACTTCTTCAGCTTGAACGACAAATCCCTGATACTGATGCAGGGTAACTTCGGGTTGCACATCGACTGCGATCGAAAACGTCAGAGGCTTTTGAAAGTCAAGGGTATCCACCAGTTCTTCAAAGGAGGATGTCAAATCTACATCGCCGATGGTTTTTAGCTTTTCTTGCTCGATCGCCTGTTGAATACATTGATTTATGACATCTTCTAACGCTGTAGCCTTAAGGCGACGTTCACCAAACCGCTGTACAAGGAATGTTCTGGGAACTTTGCCCTTCCGAAACCCAGGGAAATTATACTCTCGCAGATATTTTTGAATGACCTGCTCATACGCTCTTTTCAAGCGCTCTGCTGGAACTTCAATCGCTAACCCAACTCGACTCGCAGGCTGCTTTTCCTGGGTAACTTTCATTGATACTCTACAAACCCAATAACATTAAGGCTACTGACAGCTAATCCATCTCCTCGATGCTGCTCGTTAGCCGCAGTAAGCTATACTAGCAAACTTTTGGCAATAAACATTTGCAGAACTTCTGAAAACTATTCACTGAGACTCAGCGTAGAAGTAGGCATAGCAACATTACAGGTACTGTTTAATCTAGCAAAATAGTAGTTGACCTGCGCAAGCGGTTGCTTGGTTAGACTGTTATTTAAGGTTATGGCCTATGGACTGGTTACAGACTTACCCCGTCATGCATCGTACAGTGTGAATAGCATCCTATGAGTACTAAGGACTTGTTTTCGTTAATCCATCCACTCTTGGCTGTAGTCTTGGTGTTTCCCTTGATTGGCACGGTTGTCAATATGGCATGGCAAACTCGGCAACGTCGTCTTATGCTAAAGGCTGGTGAAAAAACTAGGATTCCACCTGTAGTGGGTTCTGAGCATGTCAAGATGGGTCGGTGGCTGACTGGCTCCGTGGTTGGGATTACACTCATAGCCCTTAGCTACTCAATTTTTATCAAAGATGACCGTGGATTAGAGCTGTGGCGTAAAGCACCAACTAAACTGATATTGTTGGCCTTGATTTTAGTAGCAACGATCGCAGCACTAGTGTTGTTGTATCG includes the following:
- the tig gene encoding trigger factor; the protein is MKVTQEKQPASRVGLAIEVPAERLKRAYEQVIQKYLREYNFPGFRKGKVPRTFLVQRFGERRLKATALEDVINQCIQQAIEQEKLKTIGDVDLTSSFEELVDTLDFQKPLTFSIAVDVQPEVTLHQYQGFVVQAEEVKPDLTRVDQMLEERRREIATLIPVEDRPAQLDDIATVDFVGRLVASDGAELTEDDQAAREFIEREVTDFQLDMLEDRFIPGFVDGIVGMELNQSKEIVVQFPADYFQAQLANKTVAFTVTLKDLKARELPDLDDNFAQEVSEFETLAELRASLEARVTEEANDRTRSNKENALIAELLKHVEVDLPATMINREVDYLLEQSTMRLQNQGIRIDQLLNSEQMQEFRQQLQPEAVNRLKQRLALREIAKRENITVDPNKLAVTVREYTQAMSDRNVDPELLEIAVREDLVAENVLEWLAAHSTIELVPEGSLTPSSDTETSANLLSSESSTVTADDASPVAETVSQPDENEPASPLADHQPADNHEPVTSSEPNLEASAEEIAGEKAELTPKKKRSKAKPKADQVTEDNS